A genome region from Nycticebus coucang isolate mNycCou1 chromosome 4, mNycCou1.pri, whole genome shotgun sequence includes the following:
- the LOC128584553 gene encoding leucine-rich repeat-containing protein 14-like isoform X3 codes for MSNPAPPKLLELAAHSLLSNEASALPALEEFTIDLFPPLLTAAFARGHKKALKALVQAWPFPFLRLGSLIVQWPNQDSLQAVLDGLGNSSAPSACPSLLTKVERSHGSLRLCCRKLHIEEMPFNSLIGILKTLELDFIQELEVFDWFRALSEQSLFATQLGRICNLRSLKLAYYHWTFPPEGEQSSSCFLSQLSKLGHLQKLHLSYSYLSGNLHQVLRCLQAPLHALEIRSCTLLDTDITYLSQSLHATCLRKLDLSGNNLSYMVPGPLETLLAKISGTLQHLDLNHCRLKDSHLSAILPALCLCSHLGSLGLSDNPVSRAGLLSLLEHTAGLMELKRVLYPIPIECCMYLHGLSWGPVNKGRLCQVQAEMQRLLQAVQRADMQWSPPLPSPLPVRLVQLD; via the exons ATGAGCAATCCAGCCCCACCCAAGCTCCTGGAACTTGCAGCCCACAGCCTGCTGAGCAATGAGGCTTCAGCTTTGCCTGCCTTGGAAGAGTTCACAATTGACCTCTTCCCGCCACTGCTCACTGCCGCATTTGCCAGGGGGCACAAGAAGGCTCTGAAGGCCTTGGTGCAGGCTTGGCCCTTCCCTTTTCTCCGTCTGGGCTCTCTGATAGTGCAGTGGCCCAACCAAGACAGCTTGCAAGCTGTGCTGGATGGGCTGGGGAACTCTTCTGCCCCCAGTGCTTGTCCCAG CCTCCTGACGAAAGTGGAGCGGAGCCACGGGTCCCTGCGCCTGTGCTGTAGGAAGCTGCACATTGAGGAGATGCCCTTCAACAGTCTGATAGGGATCCTGAAGACACTGGAGCTGGACTTcatccaggagctggaggtgttTGACTGGTTCCGGGCACTGTCAGAGCAGAGCCTCTTTGCCACACAGCTGGGAAGGATCTGCAATCTGCGTAGCCTCAAGCTGGCCTACTACCACTGGACCTTCCCCCCCGAGGGTGAGCAGTCCTCTAGCTGCTTCCTGTCCCAGCTCAGTAAGCTGGGCCACCTCCAGAAGCTCCACCTCTCCTACTCCTACCTCTCTGGCAATCTACATCAAGTGCTCAG GTGCCTGCAGGCCCCACTGCATGCCCTGGAGATCCGCTCCTGCACACTTCTTGACACTGACATCACCTACTTGTCCCAGAGCCTTCATGCCACCTGCCTGAGGAAGCTGGATCTTAGCGGCAACAACCTGTCCTACATGGTTCCTGGGCCCTTAGAGACCCTGCTGGCAAAGATCTCAGGGACATTACAACACCTGGATCTGAACCACTGCCGGCTGAAAGACTCTCACCTCAGTGCCATCCTGCCAGCCCTGTGCCTCTGCTCTCACCTGGGCTCCCTGGGCCTCTCCGACAATCCGGTCTCCAGGGCAGGCCTCCTGAGCCTGCTGGAGCACACAGCAGGGCTCATGGAGCTGAAGCGGGTGCTCTATCCTATTCCAATCGAGTGCTGTATGTACCTGCATGGCCTGTCCTGGGGACCTGTGAACAAAGGCAGGCTGTGCCAAGTACAGGCTGAAATGCAGAGGCTGCTGCAAGCTGTGCAGAGGGCTGACATGCAGTGGAGCCCTCCATTGCCCTCACCTTTGCCTGTAAGGCTGGTGCAGCTTGACTGA
- the LOC128584553 gene encoding melanoma antigen preferentially expressed in tumors-like isoform X2, translating to MSNPAPPKLLELAAHSLLSNEASALPALEEFTIDLFPPLLTAAFARGHKKALKALVQAWPFPFLRLGSLIVQWPNQDSLQAVLDGLGNSSAPSACPRKSELRVLDLTLNFEQVQSKGASEALARFPFWLPSTVKAEMPQATAKPKPVEDVRKGPNQPWEPVELHIDLFLRGPFKLDAFLSSLLTKVERSHGSLRLCCRKLHIEEMPFNSLIGILKTLELDFIQELEVFDWFRALSEQSLFATQLGRICNLRSLKLAYYHWTFPPEGEQCLQAPLHALEIRSCTLLDTDITYLSQSLHATCLRKLDLSGNNLSYMVPGPLETLLAKISGTLQHLDLNHCRLKDSHLSAILPALCLCSHLGSLGLSDNPVSRAGLLSLLEHTAGLMELKRVLYPIPIECCMYLHGLSWGPVNKGRLCQVQAEMQRLLQAVQRADMQWSPPLPSPLPVRLVQLD from the exons ATGAGCAATCCAGCCCCACCCAAGCTCCTGGAACTTGCAGCCCACAGCCTGCTGAGCAATGAGGCTTCAGCTTTGCCTGCCTTGGAAGAGTTCACAATTGACCTCTTCCCGCCACTGCTCACTGCCGCATTTGCCAGGGGGCACAAGAAGGCTCTGAAGGCCTTGGTGCAGGCTTGGCCCTTCCCTTTTCTCCGTCTGGGCTCTCTGATAGTGCAGTGGCCCAACCAAGACAGCTTGCAAGCTGTGCTGGATGGGCTGGGGAACTCTTCTGCCCCCAGTGCTTGTCCCAG GAAGTCAGAACTGAGGGTGCTGGATTTGACCCTGAACTTTGAGCAGGTCCAAAGTAAAGGGGCCTCTGAGGCCTTGGCCAGGTTCCCATTCTGGTTACCATCGACAGTCAAGGCAGAGATGCCTCAGGCTACAGCCAAGCCCAAGCCAGTAGAGGATGTGAGAAAAGGACCAAACCAGCCATGGGAACCGGTAGAATTACACATTGATCTTTTCCTGAGAGGCCCCTTTAAGTTGGATGCATTCCTCTCCAGCCTCCTGACGAAAGTGGAGCGGAGCCACGGGTCCCTGCGCCTGTGCTGTAGGAAGCTGCACATTGAGGAGATGCCCTTCAACAGTCTGATAGGGATCCTGAAGACACTGGAGCTGGACTTcatccaggagctggaggtgttTGACTGGTTCCGGGCACTGTCAGAGCAGAGCCTCTTTGCCACACAGCTGGGAAGGATCTGCAATCTGCGTAGCCTCAAGCTGGCCTACTACCACTGGACCTTCCCCCCCGAGGGTGAGCA GTGCCTGCAGGCCCCACTGCATGCCCTGGAGATCCGCTCCTGCACACTTCTTGACACTGACATCACCTACTTGTCCCAGAGCCTTCATGCCACCTGCCTGAGGAAGCTGGATCTTAGCGGCAACAACCTGTCCTACATGGTTCCTGGGCCCTTAGAGACCCTGCTGGCAAAGATCTCAGGGACATTACAACACCTGGATCTGAACCACTGCCGGCTGAAAGACTCTCACCTCAGTGCCATCCTGCCAGCCCTGTGCCTCTGCTCTCACCTGGGCTCCCTGGGCCTCTCCGACAATCCGGTCTCCAGGGCAGGCCTCCTGAGCCTGCTGGAGCACACAGCAGGGCTCATGGAGCTGAAGCGGGTGCTCTATCCTATTCCAATCGAGTGCTGTATGTACCTGCATGGCCTGTCCTGGGGACCTGTGAACAAAGGCAGGCTGTGCCAAGTACAGGCTGAAATGCAGAGGCTGCTGCAAGCTGTGCAGAGGGCTGACATGCAGTGGAGCCCTCCATTGCCCTCACCTTTGCCTGTAAGGCTGGTGCAGCTTGACTGA
- the LOC128584553 gene encoding melanoma antigen preferentially expressed in tumors-like isoform X1, with product MSNPAPPKLLELAAHSLLSNEASALPALEEFTIDLFPPLLTAAFARGHKKALKALVQAWPFPFLRLGSLIVQWPNQDSLQAVLDGLGNSSAPSACPRKSELRVLDLTLNFEQVQSKGASEALARFPFWLPSTVKAEMPQATAKPKPVEDVRKGPNQPWEPVELHIDLFLRGPFKLDAFLSSLLTKVERSHGSLRLCCRKLHIEEMPFNSLIGILKTLELDFIQELEVFDWFRALSEQSLFATQLGRICNLRSLKLAYYHWTFPPEGEQSSSCFLSQLSKLGHLQKLHLSYSYLSGNLHQVLRCLQAPLHALEIRSCTLLDTDITYLSQSLHATCLRKLDLSGNNLSYMVPGPLETLLAKISGTLQHLDLNHCRLKDSHLSAILPALCLCSHLGSLGLSDNPVSRAGLLSLLEHTAGLMELKRVLYPIPIECCMYLHGLSWGPVNKGRLCQVQAEMQRLLQAVQRADMQWSPPLPSPLPVRLVQLD from the exons ATGAGCAATCCAGCCCCACCCAAGCTCCTGGAACTTGCAGCCCACAGCCTGCTGAGCAATGAGGCTTCAGCTTTGCCTGCCTTGGAAGAGTTCACAATTGACCTCTTCCCGCCACTGCTCACTGCCGCATTTGCCAGGGGGCACAAGAAGGCTCTGAAGGCCTTGGTGCAGGCTTGGCCCTTCCCTTTTCTCCGTCTGGGCTCTCTGATAGTGCAGTGGCCCAACCAAGACAGCTTGCAAGCTGTGCTGGATGGGCTGGGGAACTCTTCTGCCCCCAGTGCTTGTCCCAG GAAGTCAGAACTGAGGGTGCTGGATTTGACCCTGAACTTTGAGCAGGTCCAAAGTAAAGGGGCCTCTGAGGCCTTGGCCAGGTTCCCATTCTGGTTACCATCGACAGTCAAGGCAGAGATGCCTCAGGCTACAGCCAAGCCCAAGCCAGTAGAGGATGTGAGAAAAGGACCAAACCAGCCATGGGAACCGGTAGAATTACACATTGATCTTTTCCTGAGAGGCCCCTTTAAGTTGGATGCATTCCTCTCCAGCCTCCTGACGAAAGTGGAGCGGAGCCACGGGTCCCTGCGCCTGTGCTGTAGGAAGCTGCACATTGAGGAGATGCCCTTCAACAGTCTGATAGGGATCCTGAAGACACTGGAGCTGGACTTcatccaggagctggaggtgttTGACTGGTTCCGGGCACTGTCAGAGCAGAGCCTCTTTGCCACACAGCTGGGAAGGATCTGCAATCTGCGTAGCCTCAAGCTGGCCTACTACCACTGGACCTTCCCCCCCGAGGGTGAGCAGTCCTCTAGCTGCTTCCTGTCCCAGCTCAGTAAGCTGGGCCACCTCCAGAAGCTCCACCTCTCCTACTCCTACCTCTCTGGCAATCTACATCAAGTGCTCAG GTGCCTGCAGGCCCCACTGCATGCCCTGGAGATCCGCTCCTGCACACTTCTTGACACTGACATCACCTACTTGTCCCAGAGCCTTCATGCCACCTGCCTGAGGAAGCTGGATCTTAGCGGCAACAACCTGTCCTACATGGTTCCTGGGCCCTTAGAGACCCTGCTGGCAAAGATCTCAGGGACATTACAACACCTGGATCTGAACCACTGCCGGCTGAAAGACTCTCACCTCAGTGCCATCCTGCCAGCCCTGTGCCTCTGCTCTCACCTGGGCTCCCTGGGCCTCTCCGACAATCCGGTCTCCAGGGCAGGCCTCCTGAGCCTGCTGGAGCACACAGCAGGGCTCATGGAGCTGAAGCGGGTGCTCTATCCTATTCCAATCGAGTGCTGTATGTACCTGCATGGCCTGTCCTGGGGACCTGTGAACAAAGGCAGGCTGTGCCAAGTACAGGCTGAAATGCAGAGGCTGCTGCAAGCTGTGCAGAGGGCTGACATGCAGTGGAGCCCTCCATTGCCCTCACCTTTGCCTGTAAGGCTGGTGCAGCTTGACTGA